In Mustela lutreola isolate mMusLut2 chromosome 1, mMusLut2.pri, whole genome shotgun sequence, one genomic interval encodes:
- the PABPC4L gene encoding polyadenylate-binding protein 4-like: protein MNVAAKYRQASLYVGDLNADVTEDLLFTKFSAVGPVLSIRICRDLVTRRSLGYAYVNFLKLADAQKALDTMNFDMIKGKPIRLMWSQRDAYLRKSGIGNVFIKNLDKSIDNKTLYEHFSAFGKILSSKVMTDDQGSRGYAFVHFQNQVAADRAIEEMNGALLKDCRLFVGRFKNRKDREAELQNKVNEFTNVYIKNFGDDMDDERLKEVFGKYGKTLSVKVMTDSSGKSKGFGFVSFDSHEAAKKAVEEMNGKDINGQLLFVGRAQKKSERQAELKQMFEQLKQERFRRSRGMKLYIKNLDDTIDDEKLWREFSSFGSISRVKIMREEGRSKGFGLICFSSPEEATKAMAEMNGRILGSKPLYIALAHRP from the coding sequence aTGAACGTAGCAGCCAAGTACCGCCAGGCCTCCCTGTATGTGGGTGATCTCAATGCAGATGTCACCGAGGACCTGCTGTTCACAAAGTTCAGCGCCGTGGGGCCTGTGCTGTCCATCCGCATCTGCAGGGACCTGGTCACCCGCCGCTCGCTGGGCTATGCCTACGTGAACTTCCTGAAGCTGGCTGATGCCCAGAAGGCCCTGGACACAATGAACTTTGACATGATAAAAGGCAAACCCATCCGTCTCATGTGGTCTCAACGTGATGCCTACTTAAGGAAATCTGGCATTGGGAACGTGTTCATCAAGAATCTAGACAAATCTATTGATAACAAAACCCTTTATGAACATTTTTCAGCTTTTGGGAAGATCCTGTCCTCCAAAGTGATGACTGATGATCAAGGCTCTAGGGGTTATGCATTTGTGCACTTTCAGAACCAGGTCGCAGCTGACAGGGCCATCGAGGAGATGAATGGGGCCCTGCTTAAGGACTGCAGGCTGTTTGTTGGCCGATTCAAAAACCGTAAAGATCGGGAAGCTGAGCTCCAAAACAAGGTCAATGAATTCACCAATGTTTACATCAAAAACTTTGGCGATGACATGGATGATGAGAGACTGAAGGAAGTTTTTGGTAAATACGGCAAAACCCTGAGTGTTAAGGTGATGACAGATTCCAGTGGGAAATCCAAAGGCTTTGGCTTTGTGAGTTTTGATAGCCATGAGGCTGCCAAAAAAGCTGttgaagaaatgaatggaaaggACATAAACGGACAGCTGCTTTTTGTAGGCCGGGCGCAAAAGAAATCAGAGCGGCAGGCTGAGTTGAAGCAAATGTTTGAGCAGCTGAAACAGGAAAGATTTCGGAGAAGCCGGGGCATGAAGCTCTACATTAAGAACCTCGATGATACCATCGATGATGAAAAACTGTGGAGGGAATTTTCTTCATTTGGATCAATTAGCAGAGTCAAGATAATGCGGGAAGAAGGGCGAAGCAAAGGGTTTGGGTTgatctgcttctcttctcctgaGGAGGCCACTAAAGCAATGGCTGAGATGAATGGGCGAATCTTGGGCTCCAAGCCACTCTACATTGCCCTGGCCCACAGGCCCTAG